ACAAGGTTTATTTTGCTTCAAAAGGATTTTCCAGGACTGAAAGAGGTTCCCGAAAAAGCATCCTTAAAAATAATCATCAGTAACGAGAAAGGGAGTTTAGCCAAGCTTCTGACACTCATGAGCGATTTTGATTTGAATCTCACCAAGATCCAGTCTATTCCTGTAATGGAAAAACCCTGGAATTATGCTTTCTTCATCGATACCGAATTTGATGATTATGAGAAATACAAAATCGCATTAAAAGCGATTGAGGAAAAAGGGGGAGAAGTCAGGATTTTTGGAGAATACCATAAGGGCCGCTAAAAATAAAAATGATGATCAGCTTTTCCCGTAGGTTAAACAATATTCAGGAATATTACTTCTCCCAGAAGCTGAAGGAAGTAAAAAGCATGCAAGTTGCAGGCAAGCCTGTCATCAATATGGGGATAGGTAGCCCGGATCTTCCGCCTTCGCCTGCCGTAATCAATGCATTGAATGAAACTGCCAGGCTACCTGAAGCCCATGGCTATCAAAGTTATCAGGGGATTCCGGAACTGAGGCAGGCCTTTTTGAAATTTTATTTCGACCATTATCAGGTGGGAGGTTTTGGGTCAGATGAGGTGTTGCCGCTTTTGGGGTCGAAGGAAGGCATTCTTTTTATTTCCATGGCTTTTACCAATCCCGGAGATTCTGTGCTGATACCTGATCCAGGTTATCCTACTTATACCTCCGTCAGCAAGATGTTAGACCTCCATTGTCTTCCTTATGAACTTACTGAGGGAAATAATTGGAAGCCTGATTTTGAGCAGCTTGAAAAAATGGATCTGAAAACGGTTAAAATAATGTGGACAAATTATCCCCATATGCCTACCGGGGCAAAGGCAGACTTTTCCGTTTTTCAGAATTTAGTTGACTTTGCGATGAGGCATCAGATACTTTTGGTCCATGATAATCCATACAGTTTTATTTTGGAGGATCATCCGAAAAGCATTTTCCAGATTGAAGGTGCAAAAGAAGTTGCTTTGGAATTGAATTCCTTAAGCAAAACATCAAATATGGCCGGATGGAGGATCGGGGCGGTGATTGGGAAAAAGGACTTTATTGATGCCATCATCAAGGTGAAGAGCAATGTGGACTCAGGTATGTTTTTAGGTTTACAAAAAGGAGCTGTAGCCGCCTTGGAATTGGACAAAAATTGGTATGATAAGCTTAATTTGGAATATGCCCAAAGGAGGGCTTTGGTTTGGGAATTGGTCGAAAAATTGGGGTTAAGCTATCAAAAGGAAACATCGGGTATGTTTGTATGGGCTAAGTTAGACGCTCAGCATGAAGCCAGAAAATTCGTAGATGATTTACTGTATGACAAAAATATTTTCGTCACTCCAGGCGATATTTTTGGTCAAAATGGTAAAGGGTGGGTAAGGTTTTCACTTTGCGTCAGTCAGGAAAAAATTAAAGAAGCAATTGGAAGGATTTAAAATATTTAAAGTTGAGTTCAAATAATTGATGATGAAAAAGATACATATTGTTGGTTTAGGCCTTTTAGGGGGTTCCTTTGCCTTGGCCCTGAAAAAGATAAGGCCTGAAATTAAATTTACCGGATATGACATTAATCCCCAAAACCAGATTGATGCCCTTACTTTAGGCATCATAGATGAGGCCAAACCCGAAGCAGATCAGGATACGGATATCATAATATTGGCAACCCCTGCTGATACCCTTCCTCTGCTTTTGGAAGATGTATTGGATAAAATCGGAGCTGAGACCCTCGTTATGGATTTTGGTTCTACAAAAGCCAATTTATGTGCTAAAATAGCAGAACACCCGAAGCGGGCCCATTACCTAGCAGGCCACCCTATAGCAGGCACAGAATATTCCGGTCCAAAAGCCGCAAAAGCTGACTTATTGGACAGGAAAGTTTTTATTGTTTGCGAAATGGAAAAGACAGATCTCCATTTAAAAAGCAAAGCTTATGAGGTTCTTGAGGCTTTAAATATGAAACTGCGCTTTATGGACCCTGAGGAACATGATAGTCAGCTTGCCTTTGTTTCCCACCTTTCGCACATTTCCTCTTTTATGCTGGGGAAAACGGTATTGGATAAAATGGAAGATGACAAAAACATTTTTGATATGGCAGGATCTGGTTTTGCCTCAACGGTGAGATTGGCCAAGAGTTCACCGGCGATGTGGGCGCCGATTATAAAAGAAAACAAGAAAAATATTCTTGAGGCCTTGAGCATGTATATAGCGAACCTTTCCAAATTCAGGGATAAAATACTGGCTGATGATTATGATGGGATTTTCCATGAAATGGAAAAAATCAATAAGATCAGAGATATTTTAGACCTGGAATAGTTAAATTATTTTAAGTAAACGCTTTACGGTCTGTTTTTTGATTGGATCTTTTGAACCTAAACCCCAAAATGATGAAAAAATTGATCTTTACCTTGCCAGTATTCTTTCTTTACTTCTCCGTGTTGGCACAGCAAATACCCAGCATTGAAGTAGAAGGAGTAAGTGAAATCAGTATCCTGCCTGATGAAGCCATCCTGTTTATTCAGTTGTCAGAAAAAGCCCTTAAAGTATCTGATGCCACTAATAGGCTGAACAAGAAAACAAAGGCTTTGGAAGATGCCATAAAAAAATCCGGTGCTAAGAATTATGAATTCTATGTGGACAATTATAATGTATATGTCAATAGGATCTACACCAAAGGAACTGCCAAGGATAGCGGTTATGTAGCCTCTCAAAATGTTAGAGTTAGGATTACTGATCTTGAAAATGAATTGGTGAAAATCACAGAAGCTGTCCATCAATCCGGCAACATGGGTTTTAGTCTTTCTATGCAGGTCTCCGATAAATTAAAGAAAGAGTCTCAAACAAAACTCCTCGAGATGGCGATTAAGGACGCCGAGCAAAAAGCCGAAACCATAGCAAAAGCCCTTAAGATTGAAAAAATTAAAGTTCATAAAGTCCAATACACCCCGCAGGGCAATGTGTACTTTCCAATAATGAGGGAAGCCAAAATGGCCATGGCCGATATGAACGAAATCAGAGAAGCGCCTGTCTTCATGCCCGAAGAACAAAAGCTGACAGATAAGGTAATTGTCATTTTTAGTTTCGTGAATTAAATATCCGAAACCTTTAAAAATTCAAATCCCGAAATGAAAGTTTCGGGATTTTTTGTTTAATAAAATATCGTAAAAATTTAATTTGAATTAGAAAAGTTTAAAAATCCTATATTCAAGTCATAAATGCAACACTAAGGGTTTAAGGGAAGGAACCTAGGTTCCTTCCCTTAGGCTGAAAATATTAATTTAGTGTTGTCATGAATAAATTTAAACATCTCAGCCAGGAACAAAGGTACCAAATAGAGGCTTTATTTAGAAACGGAACTTC
This Cecembia calidifontis DNA region includes the following protein-coding sequences:
- a CDS encoding prephenate dehydrogenase gives rise to the protein MKKIHIVGLGLLGGSFALALKKIRPEIKFTGYDINPQNQIDALTLGIIDEAKPEADQDTDIIILATPADTLPLLLEDVLDKIGAETLVMDFGSTKANLCAKIAEHPKRAHYLAGHPIAGTEYSGPKAAKADLLDRKVFIVCEMEKTDLHLKSKAYEVLEALNMKLRFMDPEEHDSQLAFVSHLSHISSFMLGKTVLDKMEDDKNIFDMAGSGFASTVRLAKSSPAMWAPIIKENKKNILEALSMYIANLSKFRDKILADDYDGIFHEMEKINKIRDILDLE
- a CDS encoding pyridoxal phosphate-dependent aminotransferase; amino-acid sequence: MISFSRRLNNIQEYYFSQKLKEVKSMQVAGKPVINMGIGSPDLPPSPAVINALNETARLPEAHGYQSYQGIPELRQAFLKFYFDHYQVGGFGSDEVLPLLGSKEGILFISMAFTNPGDSVLIPDPGYPTYTSVSKMLDLHCLPYELTEGNNWKPDFEQLEKMDLKTVKIMWTNYPHMPTGAKADFSVFQNLVDFAMRHQILLVHDNPYSFILEDHPKSIFQIEGAKEVALELNSLSKTSNMAGWRIGAVIGKKDFIDAIIKVKSNVDSGMFLGLQKGAVAALELDKNWYDKLNLEYAQRRALVWELVEKLGLSYQKETSGMFVWAKLDAQHEARKFVDDLLYDKNIFVTPGDIFGQNGKGWVRFSLCVSQEKIKEAIGRI
- a CDS encoding SIMPL domain-containing protein; its protein translation is MKKLIFTLPVFFLYFSVLAQQIPSIEVEGVSEISILPDEAILFIQLSEKALKVSDATNRLNKKTKALEDAIKKSGAKNYEFYVDNYNVYVNRIYTKGTAKDSGYVASQNVRVRITDLENELVKITEAVHQSGNMGFSLSMQVSDKLKKESQTKLLEMAIKDAEQKAETIAKALKIEKIKVHKVQYTPQGNVYFPIMREAKMAMADMNEIREAPVFMPEEQKLTDKVIVIFSFVN